A genomic region of Glycine max cultivar Williams 82 chromosome 15, Glycine_max_v4.0, whole genome shotgun sequence contains the following coding sequences:
- the LOC100804773 gene encoding probable WRKY transcription factor 35 isoform X1, producing the protein MCSSIFGPIIMDNYQGDLTDILRASGGAYGSTGTGTGTSSSDQLPTTSHHLHHHSSHTTLSHNDHWHHQHFSSSSSSDPITFSSSSSSSSSVLIQDPMRGATNFGDPFSIMRDPFLQVLDMPSSASAYFTGGLELEAAATFGAAVNTNSNTATSSTTNTNTTTTTVFAAAHKMLVEHDNNSMRRPCKNIFSNMIQISPNAKLPVSPYDSTTTAMAPSPRPIKPPAVVSPNIMLNANTSKECLVDTTGMQISSPRNPGLKRRKNQAKKVVCIPAPAATNSRQTGEVVPSDLWAWRKYGQKPIKGSPYPRGYYRCSSSKGCSARKQVERSRNDPNMLVITYTSEHNHPWPTQRNALAGSTRSQPSKNNNNAASNSKNSEGSNPQKGTATRTKDEEESNNNNNSEGNVSPVMAGNSSNSVKEENMEDIERHQIEMDEGEFSDGLPYKPSLMDQSTNNQQSEDFFAELGEIEADPLDLLFTQGFGGADDQRESKSLDPFHLFDCQGDKISRVKKKKECWLIGSKLNESHIPFGILVDGTES; encoded by the exons atgTGCAGCAGCATCTTTGGGCCAATAATCATGGACAATTACCAAGGTGACTTAACTGACATACTCCGAGCCAGTGGTGGAGCATATGGTAGCACAGGCACAGGCACAGGCACTTCATCATCTGATCAATTACCTACTACatctcatcatcttcatcatcattccTCTCACACCACCCTCTCTCATAATGATCACTGGCACCACCAacacttctcttcttcttcttcttctgatcCCAtcactttctcttcttcttcttcttcttcttcttcggtgCTAATTCAAGACCCTATGAGAGGAGCCACAAACTTTGGTGATCCTTTCTCAATCATGAGAGATCCCTTCCTTCAGGTGCTTGACATGCCTTCTTCAGCTTCTGCCTACTTCACTGGTGGCTTGGAATTAGAAGCAGCTGCAACTTTTGGTGCTGCAGTCAATACTAATTCTAATACTGCTACTAGTTCTACTACTAATACTAATACTACTACCACTACTGTTTTTGCTGCTGCACACAAGATGCTTGTGGAACATGACAACAATAGCATGAGAAGGCCTTGTAAAAACATATTCTCAAACATGATTCAGATCTCTCCCAATGCAAAGTTACCAGTCTCACCCTATGATTCCACCACCACAGCCATGGCACCTTCTCCAAGGCCAATTAAGCCTCCTGCTGTGGTTTCACCCAACATTATGCTGAATGCAAACACCTCCAAGGAGTGCCTTGTGGACACCACAGGAATGCAGATCTCATCTCCACGGAATCCGGGTCTTAAAAGAAG GAAGAACCAGGCTAAAAAGGTTGTTTGTATTCCTGCACCAGCAGCTACAAACAGCAGACAGACTGGAGAGGTAGTTCCGTCTGATTTGTGGGCTTGGAGAAAATATGGTCAGAAACCCATTAAAGGTTCACCTTATCCCAG GGGTTACTACAGATGCAGCAGCTCTAAGGGTTGCTCTGCGAGGAAGCAAGTTGAGAGGAGCAGGAATGATCCAAACATGTTGGTTATCACATACACATCAGAGCACAACCATCCATGGCCAACTCAAAGAAATGCTCTGGCTGGTTCAACAAGATCACAGCCATCcaagaacaacaacaatgcTGCTTCCAATTCAAAGAATTCAGAAGGCTCAAACCCCCAAAAGGGCACAGCTACAAGAACAAAGGATGAAGAAGAGagcaacaataataacaatagtGAGGGAAATGTGTCCCCAGTTATGGCTGGGAACTCATCAAACAGTGTGAAGGAAGAGAATATGGAAGACATAGAGAGGCATCAGATTGAGATGGATGAGGGAGAGTTTAGTGATGGACTCCCTTATAAGCCTAGTTTGATGGATCAGAGTACTAATAACCAACAATCTGAGGACTTCTTTGCTGAGTTGGGAGAAATAGAAGCTGACCCACTTGACCTTTTGTTCACACAGGGTTTTGGTGGTGCTGATGATCAAAGGGAATCCAAGTCCTTAGATCCATTTCATCTCTTTGACTG TCAAGGAGATAAAATTagtagagtgaaaaaaaaaaaagagtgctGGTTGATTGGAAGCAAACTCAACGAGTCCCACATTCCTTTTGGAATATTGGTGGATGGGACAGAAAGCTGA
- the LOC100804773 gene encoding probable WRKY transcription factor 35 isoform X2: MCSSIFGPIIMDNYQGDLTDILRASGGAYGSTGTGTGTSSSDQLPTTSHHLHHHSSHTTLSHNDHWHHQHFSSSSSSDPITFSSSSSSSSSVLIQDPMRGATNFGDPFSIMRDPFLQVLDMPSSASAYFTGGLELEAAATFGAAVNTNSNTATSSTTNTNTTTTTVFAAAHKMLVEHDNNSMRRPCKNIFSNMIQISPNAKLPVSPYDSTTTAMAPSPRPIKPPAVVSPNIMLNANTSKECLVDTTGMQISSPRNPGLKRRKNQAKKVVCIPAPAATNSRQTGEVVPSDLWAWRKYGQKPIKGSPYPRGYYRCSSSKGCSARKQVERSRNDPNMLVITYTSEHNHPWPTQRNALAGSTRSQPSKNNNNAASNSKNSEGSNPQKGTATRTKDEEESNNNNNSEGNVSPVMAGNSSNSVKEENMEDIERHQIEMDEGEFSDGLPYKPSLMDQSTNNQQSEDFFAELGEIEADPLDLLFTQGFGGADDQRESKSLDPFHLFD; encoded by the exons atgTGCAGCAGCATCTTTGGGCCAATAATCATGGACAATTACCAAGGTGACTTAACTGACATACTCCGAGCCAGTGGTGGAGCATATGGTAGCACAGGCACAGGCACAGGCACTTCATCATCTGATCAATTACCTACTACatctcatcatcttcatcatcattccTCTCACACCACCCTCTCTCATAATGATCACTGGCACCACCAacacttctcttcttcttcttcttctgatcCCAtcactttctcttcttcttcttcttcttcttcttcggtgCTAATTCAAGACCCTATGAGAGGAGCCACAAACTTTGGTGATCCTTTCTCAATCATGAGAGATCCCTTCCTTCAGGTGCTTGACATGCCTTCTTCAGCTTCTGCCTACTTCACTGGTGGCTTGGAATTAGAAGCAGCTGCAACTTTTGGTGCTGCAGTCAATACTAATTCTAATACTGCTACTAGTTCTACTACTAATACTAATACTACTACCACTACTGTTTTTGCTGCTGCACACAAGATGCTTGTGGAACATGACAACAATAGCATGAGAAGGCCTTGTAAAAACATATTCTCAAACATGATTCAGATCTCTCCCAATGCAAAGTTACCAGTCTCACCCTATGATTCCACCACCACAGCCATGGCACCTTCTCCAAGGCCAATTAAGCCTCCTGCTGTGGTTTCACCCAACATTATGCTGAATGCAAACACCTCCAAGGAGTGCCTTGTGGACACCACAGGAATGCAGATCTCATCTCCACGGAATCCGGGTCTTAAAAGAAG GAAGAACCAGGCTAAAAAGGTTGTTTGTATTCCTGCACCAGCAGCTACAAACAGCAGACAGACTGGAGAGGTAGTTCCGTCTGATTTGTGGGCTTGGAGAAAATATGGTCAGAAACCCATTAAAGGTTCACCTTATCCCAG GGGTTACTACAGATGCAGCAGCTCTAAGGGTTGCTCTGCGAGGAAGCAAGTTGAGAGGAGCAGGAATGATCCAAACATGTTGGTTATCACATACACATCAGAGCACAACCATCCATGGCCAACTCAAAGAAATGCTCTGGCTGGTTCAACAAGATCACAGCCATCcaagaacaacaacaatgcTGCTTCCAATTCAAAGAATTCAGAAGGCTCAAACCCCCAAAAGGGCACAGCTACAAGAACAAAGGATGAAGAAGAGagcaacaataataacaatagtGAGGGAAATGTGTCCCCAGTTATGGCTGGGAACTCATCAAACAGTGTGAAGGAAGAGAATATGGAAGACATAGAGAGGCATCAGATTGAGATGGATGAGGGAGAGTTTAGTGATGGACTCCCTTATAAGCCTAGTTTGATGGATCAGAGTACTAATAACCAACAATCTGAGGACTTCTTTGCTGAGTTGGGAGAAATAGAAGCTGACCCACTTGACCTTTTGTTCACACAGGGTTTTGGTGGTGCTGATGATCAAAGGGAATCCAAGTCCTTAGATCCATTTCATCTCTTTGACTG